A single window of Pyrus communis chromosome 10, drPyrComm1.1, whole genome shotgun sequence DNA harbors:
- the LOC137748867 gene encoding transcription termination factor MTERF6, chloroplastic/mitochondrial-like — translation MLQTLRLCYSQSSSIVAASRITFFVQNPILRRHLSSEISEIHPNFTINYLINSCGLSPKGAISASKWFELQSPERADCVLSLLRSHGFSETQISKIVRSCTQLLNSNPEKTLLPKLEFFRSNGVSREGLGKLLANYPRILSVSLEKQIVPTYNFLRSMISEKNAVSVLSRGSWFIYSKNLVPNLEMLRESGMPPSCISLLLARQPTAFALTPKLLGEVVDRVEQMGFNMQTSTFVHAMCVLLLRFNDSNLVWNRNCEVYKRWGWSEDDVLSAFRRYPFCMNKSETKIASVMDFLVNKMGWPQRSIVKYPTVMSLSLESRIIPRCSVVKVLVLKGLIKEIENVSLSSLLAPTEKCFLDKFVFRYIDEVPQLLSVYKGKVEAQDV, via the coding sequence ATGCTGCAAACACTCAGATTATGCTATTCGCAATCTTCCAGCATAGTTGCTGCTTCCAGAATCACATTCTTTGTTCAAAATCCGATACTCCGCAGACACTTGAGCTCGGAAATCTCAGAAATCCATCCTAATTTCACAATCAATTACCTCATAAACTCATGTGGGTTGTCCCCAAAAGGTGCGATTTCAGCATCCAAGTGGTTCGAGTTGCAATCCCCAGAAAGAGCAGACTGCGTCTTGTCCCTCCTCAGAAGCCATGGATTCTCCGAAACCCAGATCTCCAAGATCGTCAGGTCATGCACACAACTTCTTAACTCCAATCCGGAGAAAACCCTTTTGCCAAAGCTTGAGTTTTTCAGGTCGAATGGAGTTTCAAGGGAGGGCCTTGGAAAACTTCTGGCAAATTATCCGCGGATTTTGAGTGTGAGCTTGGAGAAACAGATTGTACCCACTTACAACTTCCTTAGGAGTATGATTTCTGAGAAAAATGCCGTTTCGGTTTTGAGCCGGGGCTCATGGTTTATCTATTCCAAGAATTTGGTGCCAAATCTTGAGATGTTGAGAGAATCAGGTATGCCCCCATCCTGCATTTCTCTGTTGCTTGCTCGTCAACCCACTGCTTTTGCGCTGACGCCTAAACTGCTTGGTGAGGTTGTGGATAGGGTTGAGCAAATGGGTTTTAATATGCAAACATCAACTTTTGTGCATGCAATGTGTGTATTATTATTGCGCTTTAACGATAGTAACTTGGTATGGAATCGAAATTGCGAAGTTTATAAGAGGTGGGGTTGGTCTGAGGATGATGTTCTCTCTGCTTTCAGACGGTACCCGTTCTGTATGAATAAGTCGGAGACAAAAATAGCGTCGGTAATGGATTTTTTAGTGAACAAGATGGGATGGCCGCAGAGATCAATTGTCAAATACCCGACTGTCATGAGTCTCAGTTTGGAGAGTAGAATTATACCAAGGTGTTCGGTCGTGaaagttttggtgttgaaagGATTGATAAAGGAAATTGAAAATGTGAGTTTGAGTTCATTATTGGCACCTACGGAGAAGTGCTTCTTGGATAAGTTTGTGTTCAGATATATAGATGAAGTACCTCAATTGTTAAGCGTGTATAAAGGGAAAGTGGAAGCCCAGGATGTTTGA